The following are from one region of the Arachis duranensis cultivar V14167 chromosome 10, aradu.V14167.gnm2.J7QH, whole genome shotgun sequence genome:
- the LOC107471949 gene encoding 5-methyltetrahydropteroyltriglutamate--homocysteine methyltransferase: MNLKTVAVWYVSWTQKFVINTSKITPHSWRSSLFFTHTNKELVSTTPTIQGTMASHIVGYPRMGPKRELKFALESFWEGKSSAEDLRKVAADLKASIWKQMADAGIKYIPSNTFSWYDHMLDTSALLGAVPPRYGWSGGEIGFDTYFSMARGNASVPAMEMTKWFDTNYHFIVPELGPDMNFTYASHKAVDEYKEAKALGVDTVPVLVGPVTYLLLSKPAKGVDKSFCLLSLLPKVLAVYKEVVADLKAAGASWIQFDEPALVLDLESKELQAFTTAYSEFASALSGLNVLIETYFADVPAEAYKTLTSLSGVTAFGFDLVRGTKTLDLIKGGFPSGKHLFAGVVDGRNIWANDLSASLNTLKSLEGIVGKDNLVVSSSCSLLHTAVDLVNETKLDNEIKSWLAFAAQKVVEVNALAKALSGQMDEAFFSSNASALASRKSSPRVTNADVQKAAAALKGSDHRRATNVTARLDAQQKKLNLPILPTTTIGSFPQTVELRRVRREYKANKISEDEYVKAIKEEIRKVVELQEELDIDVLVHGEPERNDMVEYFGEQLSGFAFTVNGWVQSYGSRCVKPPIIYGDVSRPKPMTVFWSSAAQSMTKRPMKGMLTGPVTILNWSFVRNDQPRSETTYQIALAIKDEVEDLEKAGITVIQIDEAALREGLPLRKSEQADYLKWAVHSFRITNIGVQDTTQIHTHMCYSNFNDIIHSIIDMDADVITIENSRSDEKLLSVFREGVKYGAGIGPGVYDIHSPRIPPTEEIAERINKMLAVLEKDILWVNPDCGLKTRKYPEVKPALTNMVEATKVIRKQLGK; encoded by the exons ATGAATCTGAAAACGGTGGCGGTTTGGTATGTTAGTTGGACACaaaaatttgttataaataCGTCGAAGATCACTCCTCACTCGTGGcgctcttctctcttcttcacacacacAAACAAAGAATTGGTCTCTACAACTCCCACAATTCAAGG AACAATGGCATCCCATATTGTTGGATATCCTCGCATGGGCCCAAAGAGAGAGCTAAAGTTTGCTTTGGAGTCATTCTGGGAGGGGAAGAGCAGCGCCGAGGATTTGAGGAAGGTGGCTGCTGATCTAAAGGCATCCATCTGGAAGCAGATGGCAGATGCTGGGATCAAGTACATCCCCAGCAACACTTTCTCATGGTATGATCACATGCTCGACACCAGTGCCTTGCTTGGCGCCGTTCCACCCAGATATGGTTGGAGTGGTGGAGAGATTGGGTTTGATACCTACTTCTCCATGGCTAGAGGTAATGCCTCAGTGCCTGCTATGGAGATGACCAAGTGGTTCGACACCAACTA CCACTTTATTGTCCCTGAATTGGGACCTGATATGAACTTCACTTACGCTTCCCACAAGGCAGTAGACGAGTACAAGGAGGCCAAGGCA CTTGGAGTAGATACAGTTCCAGTCCTTGTTGGTCCGGTAACATACTTGTTGCTCTCTAAACCTGCCAAGGGTGTTGATAAATCCTTTtgtcttctttctcttctcccgaAAGTCCTTGCAGTCTACAA GGAGGTTGTGGCTGATCTTAAGGCAGCTGGTGCTTCATGGATTCAATTTGATGAACCTGCCCTCGTCTTAGATCTTGAGTCAAAAGAATTGCAAGCATTTACTACAGCATACTCAGAATTTGCGTCTGCTTTATCTGGATTAAATGTACTTATTGAGACTTACTTTGCTGACGTGCCCGCTGAGGCTTACAAGACCCTCACATCTCTAAGTGGCGTCACAGCATTTGGATTCGATTTAGTCCGAGGAACTAAGACTCTTGATTTGATTAAGGGTGGATTTCCTAGTGGAAAGCACCTCTTTGCTGGAGTGGTTGATGGAAGGAACATTTGGGCTAATGATCTATCTGCTTCTTTGAATACATTAAAGAGTCTTGAGGGCATTGTGGGTAAAG ATAATCTTGTTGTGTCCAGCTCTTGCTCACTTCTTCATACTGCTGTTGATCTTGTTAATGAGACCAAGTTGGATAATGAGATCAAATCATGGCTGGCTTTTGCTGCCCAAAAAGTTGTTGAAGTAAATGCGTTGGCTAAAGCATTGTCTGGTCAAATGGATGAG GCCTTCTTTTCTTCTAATGCTTCAGCTCTGGCTTCAAGAAAGTCTTCTCCAAGAGTGACTAACGCAGATGTTCAGAAAGCT GCTGCTGCTTTGAAGGGTTCTGACCATCGCCGTGCTACGAATGTCACTGCTAGACTGGATGCTCAGCAAAAGAAGCTTAACCTTCCAATCCTTCCGACCACCACGATTGGATCCTTCCCTCAGACTGTAGAACTGAGGAGGGTGCGCCGAGAATACAAGGCCAACAA GATCTCTGAGGATGAATATGTTAAAGCAATTAAGGAGGAAATCCGCAAAGTTGTTGAACTTCAAGAAGAGCTTGACATTGATGTCCTGGTACATGGGGAGCCTGAG AGGAATGATATGGTTGAGTACTTTGGTGAGCAACTCTCAGGCTTTGCCTTTACTGTAAATGGGTGGGTGCAGTCTTATGGATCCCGTTGTGTGAAGCCACCAATCATCTACGGTGATGTGAGCCGCCCAAAACCAATGACCGTTTTCTGGTCATCAGCTGCACAGAGCATGACCAAGCGTCCAATGAAGGGAATGCTTACTGGCCCCGTCACTATTCTCAACTGGTCTTTTGTTCGTAATGATCAGCCAAG ATCCGAGACTACCTATCAGATTGCCTTGGCTATCAAGGATGAAGTAGAAGACCTTGAAAAGGCAGGTATTACTGTTATCCAAATTGATGAGGCTGCTTTGAGAGAAGGTTTGCCGTTGAGGAAGTCGGAGCAAGCCGATTACTTGAAGTGGGCAGTTCATTCCTTCAGGATCACCAATATTGGTGTGCAAGATACTACTCAG ATCCACACCCACATGTGCTACTCAAACTTCAATGACATCATCCACTCAATCATTGATATGGATGCTGATGTGATCACCATTGAGAACTCACGTTCAGATGAGAAGCTACTATCAGTGTTCAGAGAAGGAGTGAAGTATGGAGCTGGAATTGGACCTGGGGTGTATGACATTCACTCCCCAAGAATACCACCAACGGAAGAAATTGCTGAGAGGATCAACAAGATGCTTGCAGTGCTTGAGAAGGACATTTTGTGGGTCAACCCTGACTGCGGGCTCAAGACCCGCAAGTACCCGGAGGTGAAGCCTGCACTCACAAACATGGTTGAAGCTACTAAGGTCATCCGCAAGCAGCTTGGCAAGTGA